agggtgtactTTGTAGTATTAGGTTGGACATAGCGCACTCTGATGAATTGGATATGTAAATAAGTATAGTTCTAGATGGATTTGATATGTAAATAAGTATAGTTCTAGATGGATTTGATATGTATTTCCATACAAACTTCAAAATACTAATCCTGCCAGAGACATCCTGAATTACAATAGCTTTGATAGTTACCATCCACATAGTCCAGATCTATTCCTTCTTCGCAACATTCACGACACAATTACGCAAACTCGACATAAGGTTCAGACAAAGAGAAACAGAAGCGAACCAAATAATTACTCCGCGGTCTTCTTAGTCACCTCGACAAACCAGACACGAATCGGGGAAAAATGGGCGTTTTCACCGCAGCTCAGGTGGCAAAACATCCAGTAAAACCCCAGTTTACTTCTTCGCCTTGCTCACGAGTCTCTGCCCCCCACGGTTTTGCCAAGCACCCTTCACAGGCCACCTCGGCTCCTGCAAAGGTCCATCGGCTGCTCCACACCCTTCTCTCAACGGCGCTCTAGAGCCTCCCACCTGCGACTGAAGCTTGCTGGCAGCACTCAGGAGCTTATCTTCTAACAAATCCTGTGCAGCAGCAGGAAGTTTCCCCTTCCCCTTATTTTTCCGGGTGCTTTCTTTCGAGCAAACAGCTCCACCGCCACCGTTTCCTTGGAGGCTTGTAAGGCGCAAATTCGCGTAGTAGGCATCAGCAAGCTCCTTCTGCTTTTGAGGATCAGGCAGCAACCTGGACATTTCAAGAACGAGGTGCGACAGACCAAATTGTTCGACATATGAAAGGTACTTTGAAGCATTGATAACGCCTTGACGGTACTCCCCAGAGATCTCTTTGAACATCGAGTACCTGTCCCGGTCCATTCCTAATGCAGCCTGCATTCTTTCAACCAATGAATTATTCGCTGCACGAACATCATCCACAGAGCACAACACCTGGCGGCTCACAGGTGTTTCTTGCCTTCCATTTCCTGCAGAAGTCAGACTCAGCGATCCACTAACGTGAGGACTTGTGTTGGGTGTAGGCCAACTTGGGGAGTGACTTGAACCAGAAGGGATCAAATCAGTATTTTTAAGGGACCAATGCTGAGCAGAATGGTGTGTATTCACAATTCCGTTGCTTTGTTGTCGGAGCCCAAATGCATGAGTGTTCTCAGCTACCTTTCGTACCCCCTGCTCTGTTGACGCAGCAGTTCTGTTATTACTGCCTGATAAAGGAGGGAATTCCAAATCCATTGCGCGTGCAGCAGTCCGTGAGCTCCGACTGGCAAATGGTGTATACCCTGATTGCCCTGATATGGGAGGGGATGGAAGTTCTtgaaaacaggaacctattcttgcATCAGGAACCTCCTGGCGGGAGAGGGGAGGAAAGTGTGGTTGCTGCCAAACACGGTTCATCCCAGAGCTTTGGCCTGCTTGTGATGAGTGCCCAGAACTAGATCGCAAGGGAGACACAACAGCAGCAACTTGATTTCCTGAGCCACGGCCCATATTTGCAATGCCATTCTGAACAGACAGCAAGGTATTGTCAACAGAACCATTGGGGAGGCAAGCGTTGTGCCTTCTACCTCTGCCATTACTCTGCTCTAGCTCGCTCCGGTCTCTAGAACTGGTTGGTGTCTGTCAATGAAGGGCAAAGTAAAATAGATCAGCTTACCGCGCCATTTTTATTATCAATATGTATATGCTAGCATGTCAATAGTTGGCTTAACACAAGAGATGGAAATAAGGCAGATTCGTTTGTACACCTGGAGAGCAGAATTCTTCTGTGCATGAGGCATGCGCTTCCTATGCTCCACAGCATTGTGCCTCTGGAGGGAACAAGAAAAGAAAAGATGTAATATCAGTAAAGGATAACCAGTTATCATGCACTAATCTAGTGACATGTCCAGGGAATATGATTTAACAATATATCATTTGTGTTTGACTTGCCTTAAGCTCTGCTTCACTTTGGAAGACAATGAACTTCTTCTCCAAGCACTCTCTGTCCTCGCAGAAGAAATGGTCTCTTCGGAAATGCATCTAAAGGGGCACATGCACCATGTTAGGTTCTAACATGAAATTTACCACAATTTTGACTTGGAATTCTGTAGCAACTTGTTATTCCAATTTAATACAAGTCTACCACTAAATTCTGTACCATAGGATTGATATGCAGTAAAAATCTTGTGTGGGAATGGCATGCATAGGCACCGAAAATGGAGACCATGCTATATCCACATCAAGGATAATATCTAGCAGGCACAGCTCCAGTTGGAAGAGATAGACAACATGCTATGGTCTCGCTTAACTGCTACGGACATGACCTTCAACTGCGGAAGTGATGTGACATCAACTTAATCAATATACTCATTACAGTGTTCCGAAAGGCGGCTGCAccctaccaaaattttggtcatgacccaatgattggtctttgtttggatggttgccaattatttggcatgccaatgaactctagccaactctagttcatttttcttgccaatgttagCCAAATCAttggcaaccaaaacctcaaccaaaattttggctagccaatgctttggtggggcaaccttgggcataaACCAAACACACCCCTGCATTCTAGGGCACACCCTCTTGCCTAGGCAGCCGCCTAATCAGCGACTAGGCACTGGTCTGCTTCCTGATTAGTGCCTAGCACCTTGTGAATGTACAT
The Triticum dicoccoides isolate Atlit2015 ecotype Zavitan chromosome 3A, WEW_v2.0, whole genome shotgun sequence genome window above contains:
- the LOC119267766 gene encoding E3 ubiquitin-protein ligase ZNF598-like isoform X1, with amino-acid sequence MDDACAVCAERLEWVAYGACGHREVCSACVTRLRFVLRDQRCCLCMTHCPAVFATKEMGDRTKAIGDLSALPAAAGEGKTGDYWYHEATQVWFDDADHYRMVRAICRISCTVCESSGNKGKKGSKSSKAKHKIKFETIEQLKAHLSNKHCLYMCDLCLDGRKVFICEQKLYTRPQLNQHIKTGDSEVDGSEVERRGFAGHPMCKFCRSPFYGETELDTHLTREHYSCHICQRQHGGQDDYFRNYDDLEQKWYGAPKVRLCMHLNGRRVYICSTRTCHLHARPLQACEMHFRRDHFFCEDRECLEKKFIVFQSEAELKRHNAVEHRKRMPHAQKNSALQTPTSSRDRSELEQSNGRGRRHNACLPNGSVDNTLLSVQNGIANMGRGSGNQVAAVVSPLRSSSGHSSQAGQSSGMNRVWQQPHFPPLSRQEVPDARIGSCFQELPSPPISGQSGYTPFASRSSRTAARAMDLEFPPLSGSNNRTAASTEQGVRKVAENTHAFGLRQQSNGIVNTHHSAQHWSLKNTDLIPSGSSHSPSWPTPNTSPHVSGSLSLTSAGNGRQETPVSRQVLCSVDDVRAANNSLVERMQAALGMDRDRYSMFKEISGEYRQGVINASKYLSYVEQFGLSHLVLEMSRLLPDPQKQKELADAYYANLRLTSLQGNGGGGAVCSKESTRKNKGKGKLPAAAQDLLEDKLLSAASKLQSQVGGSRAPLREGCGAADGPLQEPRWPVKGAWQNRGGQRLVSKAKK
- the LOC119267766 gene encoding E3 ubiquitin-protein ligase ZNF598-like isoform X2 yields the protein MDDACAVCAERLEWVAYGACGHREVCSACVTRLRFVLRDQRCCLCMTHCPAVFATKEMGDRTKAIGDLSALPAAAGEGKTGDYWYHEATQVWFDDADHYRMVRAICRISCTVCESSGNKGKKGSKSSKAKHKIKFETIEQLKAHLSNKHCLYMCDLCLDGRKVFICEQKLYTRPQLNQHIKTGDSEVDGSEVERRGFAGHPMCKFCRSPFYGETELDTHLTREHYSCHICQRQHGGQDDYFRNYDDLEMHFRRDHFFCEDRECLEKKFIVFQSEAELKRHNAVEHRKRMPHAQKNSALQTPTSSRDRSELEQSNGRGRRHNACLPNGSVDNTLLSVQNGIANMGRGSGNQVAAVVSPLRSSSGHSSQAGQSSGMNRVWQQPHFPPLSRQEVPDARIGSCFQELPSPPISGQSGYTPFASRSSRTAARAMDLEFPPLSGSNNRTAASTEQGVRKVAENTHAFGLRQQSNGIVNTHHSAQHWSLKNTDLIPSGSSHSPSWPTPNTSPHVSGSLSLTSAGNGRQETPVSRQVLCSVDDVRAANNSLVERMQAALGMDRDRYSMFKEISGEYRQGVINASKYLSYVEQFGLSHLVLEMSRLLPDPQKQKELADAYYANLRLTSLQGNGGGGAVCSKESTRKNKGKGKLPAAAQDLLEDKLLSAASKLQSQVGGSRAPLREGCGAADGPLQEPRWPVKGAWQNRGGQRLVSKAKK